The genomic region tcctttcatttctcatATCATTCTCATATTGATTTCTCACATCACTGATTTGAAATTATATGCTCTGTCTTTATTATTGTActgattattttaatatgttaGGAGAGCCTTAGGGTAGGGagagactacccactctagtattcttgcctggagaattccacagaggagcctgacaggctaaagtccatggggtagcaaagagtcagacagacacaactgagtgactaacactttcactttcactgtgttgATCTAAAATATAGATAGGATTTCTGATTTGAGAAGTTGAATTAACTGGAGGAAGGGAAGGCTCAATACTAATTCTATTTGCCAGTGCCATCCTGAAAAAAAACTGTacgtttgatttttcttttcttttcttttttttttttgtcagcaaagataaagaaagCTCATCAGGGTAAAAGTCATGAACACACTTAGTGTCCTTTATTTGGGGGGGTTCACAGAGCCCCAGTTAGAGCCCCAATTTTGCAGTTAGAGTACTTGACAACATCTAGTTCATATAATCTGGTTCAATGCAACGACTGTTGCACCTGCCGATAAATAATTCCTGAAGCATTGTGTTaagggggagagggggaaggaaggTTTGAAGATACCATTAGCAATACCACACCTCAGCCCTTTCCGGTTTTCAGGTTAATCGTGGGGAGGGTGCGCTTCCACGGGAAAGGAAATCAGGTCGCTTGGTTTATGTAAACTCCTGTGAGAGATCTGTCTCTGAGCTGGGCTCAAGATACCACACCCGCAATTAGCACTCCACAACCTTGAAACACATGCCATTTTGACGATAATACGTTGCTAACTGCtatcatttgtgtcatattaaacaaatactgtttttcaaggataaaattatattaaacatGTATTTTCAAGTCATCCACGCCATTCTACTTTCATACTATCCTGTGATTCTCACCTGCTCGCCTGGCAGAGGCTCTGCTCCCACCCCCACTTGGGTGGAGACCTGCTGGCTTACGGAAGTCCACTGAAGAGCCCAGGCCTAGCATTTACAACATCACTCCCAGGAGGAAACTCCGCTACAGGGGCAGGGCGCAGAGTGATAAGAGGGAGACAGGGAAGAGCAAAATGATTTGTGGACTTGAAGATTTTCCACCAGCATAGCAATGCTACTTTAAACATCCCTGTGCATGTCTTTTTGTGCCCTTGTGGGAACATTCCTCCAGGGAGGGAAATACTGGGAGCATTGGCATCtgcattttcagcttcagcagaaaCTGCCAAACTCTCTTCAAAGTGAGAGCATAAATCCAGGTCTTTCGAAGAAAAGGCTGGCAGAAGAAGCCCCTGCTACCACAACCACCTTCCCACCAGCTCTTCTTACAACACTGGCTCTGTAGTCAATACACGGTTGGGAGTGGAAGGGAACAGACCAGGTATGTGCTACTTGCCAATAGGAAAATGAGCTCAAATGAGCCTGAGACGCTCAAAGTGACCCAGTGGATTGGCAAATGCTCCAGATATACACATGGCAGTTACGTGTAAATAGACTATGTGTGTATGTCCATATATTGTACATCTATACACATGGGcaggacttccaggtggctcagtcgtttaaaaaaaaaaaaatcctccagccaagcaggagactcgggttcaatccgtgggtcaggaagttcccttggagaaggaaatggcaccctactccagtactcttgcctggaaaatcccatggatggaggagcctggtaggctgcggtccatggggttgctaagagttggacacgactgagcgacttcactttcacttttcactttcacacattgaagaaggaaatggcaacccactccagtgttcttgcctggagaatcccagggactgggggggcctggtgggctgccgtctatgggatcacacagagtcggacacgactgaagtgacttagcagcagcagcagcagcatgactgattcatgttgaggtttaacagaaaacaagaaaattctgtaaagcaattatccttcaataagaaacaaacaaaaaaggttgAATAAACCAGTTAAtaacacagatatgcagatgacaccaccttaatggcagaaagtgaagaggaactaaagagcttcttgatgaaagtgaaagaggagagtgtcaccactactattcaacatagtgttggaagttttggccacagcaatcagagcagaaaaagacataaaaggaatccagataggaaaagaagaagtaaaactctcactgtttgcagatgacatgatcctctacatagaaaaccctaaagactcttccagaaaattactagagctaattaatgaatatagtaaagttgcaggatataaaattaacacacagaaatcccttgcattcctatacactaacaatgaaaaaacaaagagaaattaaggaaacaataccattcaccattgcaacaaaaagaataaaatacttaggagtatatctacctaaagaaacaaaagacctatacatagaaaactataaaacactgatgaaagaaatcaaagaggacacaaacagttggagaaacataccgtgttcatggattggaagaatcaatattgtcaaaatggctattctacccaaagcaatctatagattcaatgcaatccctatcaagctaccaatggtatttttcacagaactagaacaaataatttcacaatttgtatggaaatacaaaaaacctcgaatagccaaagtaatcttgagacagaagaatggaactggaggaatcaacctgcctgacttcagactctactacaaagccacagtcatcaagacagtatggtactggcacaaagacagaaatatagatcaatggaacagaatagaaagcccagagataaatccacgaacctatggacaccttatctttgacaaaggaggcaaggatatacaatggaaaaaagacaatctttttaacaagtggtgctgggaaaactggtcaaccacttgtaaaagaatgaaactagaacacttcctaacaccatacacaaaaataaactcaaaatggattaaagatctaaatgtaagaccagaaactataaaactcctagaggagaacataggcaaaacactctccgacataaatcacagcaagatcttctatgacccacctcccagaatattggaaataaaagcaaaaataaacaaatgggacctaatgaaaattaaaagcttttgcacaacaaaggaaactataagtaaggtgaaaagacagccctcaggttgggagaaaataataacaaatgaggaaacagacaaaggattaatctcaaaaatatacaagcaactcctgaagctcaattccagaaaaataaacgacccaatcaaaaaatgggccaaagaactaaacagacatttctccaaagaagacatacagatggctaacaaacacatgaaaagatgctcaacatcactcattattagagaaatgcaaatcaaaaccacaatgaggtaccattacacgccagtcaggatggctgctatccaaaagtctacaagcaataaatgctggagagggttggagaaaagggaaccctcttacactgttggtgggaatgcaaactagtacagccactatggaaaacagtgtggagatttctttaaaaactggaaatagaactgccatatgacccagcaataccacttctgggcatacacactgaggaatccagatctgaaagagacacgtgcaccccaatgttcatcgcagcactgtttataatagccaggacatggaagcaacctagatgcccatcagcagatgaatggataaggaagctgtggtacatatacaccatggaatattactcagccgttaaaaagaattcatttgaatcagttctaatgagatggatgaaactggagcccattatacagagtgaagtaagccagaaagataaagaccattacagtatactaacacatatatatggaatttagatagatggtagcgataaccctatatgcaaaacagaaaaagagacacagaagtacagaacaggcttttgaactctgggggagaacttgagggtgggatgtttcaaaagaacagcatgtatattatctatggtgaaagagaccaccagcccaggtgggatgcatgagtcaagtgctcgggcctggtgcactgggaggaccctgaggagttgggtggagagggaggtgggaggggggatcaggatggggaatacgtgtaactatatggctgattcatgtcaatgtatgacaaaacccactgaaatgttgtgaagtgattggcctccaactaataaaataatacttaaaaaaaaaaaaaaaaagtgaaagaggagagtgaaaatgctggcttaaaactcaacattaaaacaaaaagcatggcatctgttcccatcatttcatggcaaatagaccgggaaacagtggaaacagtgagagactttgttttcttgggctccaaaatcactacagatggtgactgcagccatgagattaaaaaatgcttgctccttggaagaaaaactatggctaacctggacagcatattaaaaagcaaagatattactttgccaacaaaggtctgtctagtcaaagctatggtttttcctgtagtcatgtatggatgcgagagttggacgataaagaaagctgagtgccaaagaattgatgcttttgaactgtggtgttggagaagactcttgagagtcccttggacagcaaggagatccaaccagtccatcctaaaggaaatcagtcctgaatattcattggaaggactgatgctgaagctgaaactccaatactttggccacctgatgcgaggagccaattcattagaaaggaccctgatgctgggaacgattgaaggtgggaggagaaggggacgatagaggatgagatggttggatgacatcactgactcaacgggtatgagtttgagcaagctccgggaggtggtgaaggacagggaaagctggagtgctgcagttgatggggttgcaaagagtcgacacaactgaacaacagcaacaacagcacaGTTAAATGTAGATGGCTGGTGAGGGTCTACTGTATTGCACAGCGGAAAAGAGTTTGTATATGTTAAGTTAACCTTAAACATGTATTCCAAttttcattgctgctgctgctaagtcacttcagtcgtgtccgactctgtgcgaccccatagacggcagcccaccaggctccccggtccctgaggttctctaggcaagaacactggagtgggtgccatttccttctccaccaattTTCATTAGgtacaaatactgtttgattctacTTATACGAGgtatctagaatagtcaaattcatagggtCAGAAAGTACACTGGTAGACGCCAGGATCCGTGGCATGGAaatggggtggggaggcgggaggaggagtTAGTGTTTAACCGGGGCAgaatttcagtttaggaaggtgaaaaatttggaagatgaatgatggtgagagttgtacaacaatgtgaatatacttagtgTCACTGAACTATACAGTTAAGCATGGTTAAAATGATATGCTTtacattatgtgacttttaccacgataaaaaaaaaaattttaaaaatgtagctgagggtttccctggtggctcagtggtaaagaatctgcctgccaatgcaggagacacaggttcaatccctaatccgggaagatcccacaggcctcaggaCAAATAAGCCTGTGGTTcataactactgaacctgtgctctagagcacaactactgaagcccaagcaccccagagcccgtgctctgcaataagagaggcCACTTGCAATGAGAGGCCTGCACACGGCAActggagtagcccccactcactgcacctagagaaaagcctgagagcagccaagaagacccagcacagtcaaaacaaaataaataaaagaattttaaaaatagtagcaGAGAGGTGTTTCTCCCGCATTCCGTTGTTTATATTGAAGGTGCATCTGATCTGAGAAGAAATGGTGCCCGGAAGAAAATCTTGGTCCTAGAGGAGAAAATCTTGGTCCAGGTTGACAAtggattaaaaggaaaataagatgcTGAGACTCTGAGGGTGAATCTAGGGCATGGGGATGGGAGTCAAGTGTCCTGGTTCACTGTAATAAGAATGTAGCCTGTTGGTTCTAGACTATATGATGTGGGCTATGACCGGGCATATTTTTTGTGGAACCACATGATCTctcatgtatatatgtgtctttGTCAAACGGCTTCCAATGAAACTGGAGTCACCTTGGATCTATATGGTTGAAGCAGAGAAGAGGTGGGGGAAAGGCAGAGGTCATACGGAGTCAGGAGATGGGACCCTGGGAGTCAGAATCAGAAGCCCTGCCTGCACACAGGGACAGGTTGTGCCACGACCCCAGCCCTCTGGGGGATAGTTCGACACATGGTCCCGCTTTCTTCTTTAGGTGTGCATGTGTCTAGGGATTCTAGAGTGGTTTtgtgagacagggatgaagaaCAGCCAGTTCAACTGGATTCTGACTAGGGAAAATAACCAAACAGGGAGTGTGGCCAGGGgcagagaaaggagtacatcagtcagttgtcactcagttgtgtccaactctttgcgaccccatggactgcagcacatggcTTAGCTGTCCATtgcaaactcctggagcttgctcaaactcatgttcattgagtcggtgatgccatccaaccctctcatgctctgttatccccttctcttcccaccttcgatctttcccagcatcagggtcttttccaatgagtcagttcttctcatcaggtggacaaagtgttggagcttcagcttcagcatcagtccttccaatgaatattcagaactgatttcctttgactggttttatctccttgcagtccaggggactctcgggagtcttctccaacacatgaaCAAACTCATATGCAAGTTCATCTCAAATTATTAGCTCAGGAAAATATGTAAAACAGGATACCTGAACTATGAAAGCAGAGCCACATCTGAAAGAATAATCATGGCTTGAGAAGATGAATTAGATTTGTGGGAACAGAGTTTTGGGGGAAATAGAGAGGGTTGAGTGGCTTGAGAAAGAGCTCAACCTTTGAACTTCCCCTTCCTGACATATCACAAGTTCAATTGTAAATGTCCTGGGAGATCCTGAGAGGGCAGAAGCACCTGTGTCTCTGCACCTTAGTCCACTAGTTGGGAGATGTCCATTCAGGGCTAAACTCAGAGACATCTGCTTGGGAATGGGATGAGGCTCATCACCCCAAACACTAAGTGAGCCCTAGGAGATGGCACCCTAAAATCTgatacagaaaaggaagaagatgaGAGGCCTACGTGACTCCAGGGTCACCCAGTAGGAGACCAAGGTGAGGAGTTCATGACCAGTGAACGGGTGAAGCCAAAAGAGTAAAGGTCAAGAAAACTGTGTGACTGCCTGAAGAGATAAACTGGTGGGTGGATTACACAAGTTAAGGTGGGGAGGCCCCAGGCAGAGCTGATCTTCCTTGTCTGAGAGAAACGCCCTGGTATTTAACTGATCTAACAGTCCTCGCCTCTGTGCAGAGCCTGTTTCCTGTGGTCATCTGTGAGTAGATCCCTGGAGTTTGGCCAACCAAGCTTCCTTCCTCCATTCTTCTGGTGATGACATCCCACTCTTTCTTAGTCAACCACTCCTTCTCTATTCCCAGTCCATGTGGCAGGGGGTAGGGGGGTTGGGGGAACAAGACTGGTGCCAACCGGACTGCAGGGAAGGGCATGTCACCCAGACTCGGGTTCATGCCCAAGCCAGTCCATCCAGGGTCAATCATTTCTAGATTCTTCTAGAATGATTTGGAAAGAATCACACTCTTTCCACAGGGTGGTTAGACTGGAAAAATGTAATCCTGGAGCTTCAGAGATCCATCTTTGGGAAAGTCCTACCTGAGAACGAAACTGGCAAAGAAAACCGAGCTGAAACCTGGAGACAATTGACCAGCAGCTTCATTTAAGCACCTGGATCTAGTCATTTCTGAAGCTGCTTTGCCGCAGACTCTTCAATTCCACAGCCCCAAATTCCCATTTTTGCTTAATCAGCCTGGGCAAGTTTCTGTCACCTAGAATCACGATATTAACACAAACAGTTGGTAAATAGTTTGTTACtaataataaagaattaaaatttctgaaatatatcttttatgatattttttaataaattagaaCAGATTTGAGGCTATATGTTTCATAATTTCACCAACTCATTTGCATTTTGACATGCAAGGTTTAGAGTGCCAGTGTATGGACAAGGAACGGCATGTGGTTCTAGGTATGTTGGGGGCTGCCTTTGCTGCTCTCATAGGTCACATGCCTGGTTAACAAGAACTTAAATTAGAAGAAATGTGCTCTGCAGTTTTAAAAGTGTTTCTATGGCTCGTCTCATAAGATAATCATTGAAGTTGGAAATGTTTCTTATGCCTCCTTCATAAGCTATGACTCCAAGTTGCAAAGAAGCTAAATGCCTTCCTCAAAGATACACAGCCAGACAGTGGTCATGTCTGGGCCAGAATCTATGTTGATCATCCATGTCCAGGGCTCCTTTTACTCCACCAGCTTTCTGAAAAGTCAGGAGCTCGTGGGAAGGACTCAGAGACAGTACAGAATTTTGTCCAAAAGCAGCTTGGTATGGTGCAAGGAAGACTATAGGGCTAaatgtttggggacttccctggcggtccagtggttgagactctgcttctactgcagggagcaccagttcaatccctggtcagggaactaagatcccacatgcctcgggacaTGGCCAAAAAAGAGGGTGGGAGGCTGAATGTTAGGATCCTGGGAGGGGAATTGAGTCTTCTGGGGCCTCTGTCAACAGTAAGCATTATGAAGTTTCTATGGACTTGGCACTCTTCTAAAAGTCTCATGTGCTCCCCAAAGGCTCTGGCTGCAGGGCTTTGGGAAGACAAAGGACCACTTCCTCCTTCAGAGATGGAGACAACTGCCCACATTCTTATTCGTCTGCCTTTCATTCTGTCATTCAACTGTATTTAGAGTACTTGCTCTGATTCAGGGCTTGCTCAAGGTTGGGGAATGCTATTGTCAACGAGACAGAGAAGCTACTAGCTTGCGTGAGGTTTACATTCTGGAAGTGCACTGGAGTTGGAGGATCCCTTCAGGTCTAGCATGCGGACTCTCCAGGGAAGAGACGAACTGTAAATGATTACTATGTGACCAAACTAATAGAAAACTCTAGATAGTTAACGAAGTTGTTTTGATAACACAAGAGTGGCTTCCTCCTCCTTGTTTCTGAGCCAAGGCGGGGTTGAAAGGCAGcgaataaaacaaaagcaaaacaaaacaaaaaatgcttgTTTGCCTAACCTAAAATGCCTGGATATGCATTTCtaattatttgttgttcagtcgctaagtcgtatctgactctttgcgacctcatggacggcagcactccaggctcctctctcctccactatctcccggagtttactgaacctcatgtcctttgagttgatgaAAAGCTTTTACTGGGAGCAATATAAAACCAAGACTGTGACCTGAGTAGCAGCTCCCAGTCACCAAGAACTGGTGACcataaacataaacaaaatgatTTCAGATTTCAGTAGAACACAATGAAGAAAATCAAACAGTATCGTAACAAGGAGGAGAGGACTCCTTTAGATGGGGTTGCCAAGACAGGGCTTTCCGAGGAAAGACAGAGAAGTCGTCAAATGTGGGCTTTCTGCTGATGACACAGGGGTTGTGGTAAAAGCCTGACCTGGGAGCAGAGTCGGGTGAGGAGAGGGAGCCCCAATTCTGCTGTCCCATTAGGAGCCTGGAGACTTCCTTTTGGAGGCAGCCACCCTCTTGCTCAGTAAAAAATCAGTATAAAGCAAAGTTCTTAGCTGCTTGTGTTCTGGGAAAGGGCTAGAGAGTTGCTAGTGGGGAGATAGCACAGTGCTGAATGGGGCTCTGGAGGCAAGGGGAGAGGGGACGGGCAAGGCCAAGGCCACAGGGCAGAGACATCTCTTCTGTCCCCTTGGAACTTCTGACTCAGCTGTCAACATTCTCTCTGTTGATCAAGAGACGAATGGGAGAAGTTGCAGTTGGAATGCTCCGGGAGTTTGTCCAGCATGTGAGCCTAATCTGTCCCATGTGTGGCCACTAGGGAAAAGTTGAGACTCGCTTCAGTAAAGAGTTTATTTGTCTGGTTACAATTTACCACAGAGAAGTGTTTTCAGTCTtgctaggtggcacagtggtgaagaatctgcctgccaatacaagaggtGCAAGAgtcgtgggttcgacccctgggtagggaagatcccctggaggaggaaatgacaacccactccagtatttcttacctgggaaatttcatgggtagaggaacctggtgggcaacatccatgggatcacaaatagttggacacaattgagtgcacgcacacacacacgtgttttCACAAATGTTACCTCATTTATTTCCCCAAACAATCCTGCTCTATTCACAGAGGGTTACGACTtaccaggaagcccagagaggttaagtgactctaCAAGACTTCACTCAAGACAGAGCCCACGTGGGAATCCAGGCTGTCTTCCCAACCGCCTGGCTGACATCACTGAACTCTGCCTTGGGAAGGTTCAGGAGGGAACCAGGCTAAAAGGCACTCACAGTGCTCGGCTGGCTCTGTCTGCTTACTCTTATGCGTCTGGTCCCTGTCTTCACAATCGAGCCTGACAGTTTCCCATGAGTGCCAGATGCCCAGAACAGGACTGTGCACTTGCACAACCCCACAACAGTCACCAGACCTACTCTTCCTCTGTGACAGTGGCTCTCAAACCCTAGTGTGTGCTGAAGTCTCCTGAAGGGCTGGTCAAAGCCCAGACCGCAGgtcccccagagtttctgattcagcaggtctagGGTGAGGGGTCAAGAATGTGCCTCTCGCTCTCTACGCCAGCCCTTCAAGATGCCGAAGGGAAAGAAGGCTAAGGGGAAGAAGGTGGCCCCGGCCCCCGCCGTGGTGAAGAAGCAGGAGGCCAAGAAGGTGGTCAACCCCCTGTTCGAGAAGAGGCCCAAGAATTTTGGCATTGGACAGGACATCCAACCCAAGAGGGACCTGACCCGCTTTGTCAAATGGCCCCGCTACATCCGGCTGCAGCGGCAAAGGGCTATTCTCTATAAGCGGCTGAAAGTGCCTCCTGCAATTAACCAATTCACCCAGGCCTTGGACCGACAAACAGCTACTCAACTGCTTAAGCTGGCCCACAAGTACAGACCAGAgacaaagcaggagaagaagcagaGGCTGCTGGCCCGTGCTGAGAAGAAAGCCGCCGGCAAAGGCGACGTCCCCACCAAGAGGCCACCTGTCCTTAGAGCAGGGGTCAACACTGTCACCACCCTGGTGGAGAACAAGAAGGCTCAGCTGGTGGTGATTGCTCACGATGTGGATCCCATCGAGCTTGTGGTCTTCCTGCCTGCCCTGTGCCGCAAGATGGGGGTTCCCTACTGCATCATCAAGGGCAAGGCCCGGCTGGGGCGCCTGGTCCACAGGAAGACATGCACCACCGTAGCCTTCACACAAGTCAACTCGGAGGACAAGAGTGCCCTGGCTAAGCTGGTGGAAGCCATCAGAACCAATTACAACGACAGATACGATGAGATCCGTCGTCACTGGGGAGGCAATGTCCTGGGGCCGAAGTCAGTGGCTCGCATTGCCAAGCTGGAAAAGGCTAAGGCCAAAGAACTGGCCACCAAGCTGGGCTGAGTGTACACTATTGAGTTTTCTGtacataaaagtaataaaaaggcTGCTTCAGCTGGTatcaagcattaaaaaaaaaaaaaaaaaaaaaaaaaaaaaaaagaatgtgcctctctgggctttccttgtggtctAACAGCTAAGAAttcacctgttaatgcaggagacacaggttcgatccctagtccgagaagatgccacatgcaacagagcaactaagcctgtgcaccacaactaccgagctcGAGCTTTAGAGTCCTCAAGCCGCAAGGACTGAGCCCGCATGCCCGAGAGCTagtgctccacgacaagagaagcctccacaatgagaagcccgtgcaccacaacgaagCAGTCCCCACTCGTCACAATGAGAGAAGGCCcacgcacagcagtgaagacccagcgtggccaaaaataaataaataactttttaaaaaaaaagatcgtgcatttccaacaagttcccaggtgatgctgatgccaCGAGCCCAgaggccacactttgagaaccgctGGAGAGTGCTTATGAGACTCTGGAATCCTCGTGAAAATAATTCGTCAGctggagaagcagaaaagatgAGAGGGCCGAT from Muntiacus reevesi chromosome 2, mMunRee1.1, whole genome shotgun sequence harbors:
- the LOC136161248 gene encoding large ribosomal subunit protein eL8, whose translation is MPKGKKAKGKKVAPAPAVVKKQEAKKVVNPLFEKRPKNFGIGQDIQPKRDLTRFVKWPRYIRLQRQRAILYKRLKVPPAINQFTQALDRQTATQLLKLAHKYRPETKQEKKQRLLARAEKKAAGKGDVPTKRPPVLRAGVNTVTTLVENKKAQLVVIAHDVDPIELVVFLPALCRKMGVPYCIIKGKARLGRLVHRKTCTTVAFTQVNSEDKSALAKLVEAIRTNYNDRYDEIRRHWGGNVLGPKSVARIAKLEKAKAKELATKLG